A region of the Fibrobacter sp. UBA4297 genome:
TTTTATAAACTTGTCCATCGCGGTTATCGACAATGGAATCGTACTGCACTTGCGGATTTAAAAATGATTCCCGTGTCAAGCTTTCGCCAAAGCTTTCCACATACGTTTCGAACGCAGGAATCTCGCTTGCATAATTCAAGCCTTCGAGGTTTTGGCGAATTTTTTCAATTTGACCGTTTTCTTTTGCGGTGGCTACCCATTCCGCGACTTCCGACTTCGTTTCGTCATCGTCCCACAAACCGTTTTTCGCAATGGCGGAGCTGACTTCGTTTGTACGTTCTTCAAGCTTTGCCACATCGGCATCGGCTTGCATCAGCACGCTCACCGCAAGGAGTGCCGCGTTTCCGTCGCCTTTTTCGAAGATGTTCAAGTCTTCAAATTCATCAACGTTATTCGCAATATCAAACGACGTGAGCACTTCGCGTTCCGCTTGAGCTTTCGCCACCGCAAAGTCCATTTTCTCAACCGTCACAAGGTGCTTTAGGCGTTCGTACTCCAAGTGCGTGAGCAAGTTGACATTCACATTTTTTCTAACGCTAAGGTCGGTCAGAGCCTTGAGCGAGAGCTTATCCGAAGACTCTTTTCCGGTCACTTCGTTGAGGTAATAACCCGTCACTTCGAACAACGCACACGAAGATTTGAGATTGACGCCATCTATAGCAAAGTCGCCCTTGTCGCTTTTTACGTTGCCTGTAAATTTTTCGTCAGTCAGCTCTAACGTCTTGCAATCCACGCCCTGCACGCTCACAACAGAACCCGTCACAAACGGTCCCTTCTGCGAAACGCCCGCCACATCCAAATCCTTGACGGCGTAAATGCCGGCATCGTCCGAAGAACCGCCCGCGACTTCGGAATCCGCACATCCCACAAAAATACTCGAAATCATAGCAAACAAAAGAATCATCAACTTTCGAAAACCGTTGATTTGAACCTTTCCAGTACAACCCGCCAAACCATTAACGTCGCATTTCATTTTCACCAACTCCACTTACTTTATTTTCTTCACATTTGTCAAGCCGTTCACTTATCGGGAACAGTTGCAAATTCAAGCGATAAACCCTCTGCGTTTTGTCGCTTTCCGTAGCAATCGCAATAACACGGCGACGACATTCCAAAAGTTCCTTCTTAATCCGTTCATAAGAATCCTGCGTCAGCCCCACGACAACTCCCGACATGGAGCGTTCCGCAAGCGGCAAGTCCAAAGCCTTTACGGCAAGCTCACCCATCTGGCGCTGTAAATCTTTCGCGGCAAGCGGCACTGCATCCACGGAACCCATAGAAATAGACTTGTCCGTCTGCACGTAATTCCCTTCTCTGTCTTTTTTCAAGAGATTCGCATCTTCCAAAAAATCAAGCGTTTCGGAGACTTCTGCCGCAGAAATTTTCGGTTTGCACGCACGAGCCATTTCGGCAGGTCTTGCGCCAGGCATATTCGGGGCAAGTTCACGGAGCAACGGATTTTTCCAGGACTTGTAGTAATCGAATTCTTCGCCACCGAGAACACGAACCTTATGCGCCCTCGCCAATGCACAGCGTTTTTCAAAAGCATCCATTTTCGCCTCGTCCCCTTTTGCATGGGCATACGTAACCATCAGAACAAAATACGTCTTCTCGAAACCGGCAAGCCCCATGGCATTTGCGACCGACCCTGCGGCGCTGATGCTCAGATTCTTTTTCCCTTCACAAACATACTTCAAAAAAACTGCCGACGAAAAACCGGCATTTCGTGCAAACTCACGCCAAGTAAAAGCGGAGTCGCGTTTACGTTCATCATAGTAATCCTGAATGAACTTGCGATAATCTGTATATTCAATAATCGCCTTCATGAATACAAATATAGTTTCTCGACAACACTGGAATACAAAAATTGCTGTTTTTCGCTCAATTTTTACGTTTTTAGCCGTTTTTAAGCGATTTTGAAAAATTTTAGAACACAAGATGTGTCCTAAGAACACAAAAAAGCCCCGCCATACCCAGCGAGGCGATGCCACACCCTATTGACTCCCGATTTAAATATTTGTATATTAACAACAGCAACAGGGTGGTAGGTCGCCACCTGAGACAAAAAAGAAAGGCCAACATTTGCCGTTATTTATATGAAAGTATAAATAGCGGCTTTTTTATTTGAGGAAATAATATTCAATCAAGACACAATCGAATCTCGATTCCCCAGAAATCAAATATTCCGCACTTCAATATTTTACAGATAAGATTCTCTCCATGAATTTAGAAGACCCTAGTCCTTGAGGCAACGAACGGATAAAAGGCCGCCCTTACCGCCGTAATCCAGTATCGCATCGGTGTCACTATAGCGCACTTTGC
Encoded here:
- a CDS encoding fibrobacter succinogenes major paralogous domain-containing protein codes for the protein MKCDVNGLAGCTGKVQINGFRKLMILLFAMISSIFVGCADSEVAGGSSDDAGIYAVKDLDVAGVSQKGPFVTGSVVSVQGVDCKTLELTDEKFTGNVKSDKGDFAIDGVNLKSSCALFEVTGYYLNEVTGKESSDKLSLKALTDLSVRKNVNVNLLTHLEYERLKHLVTVEKMDFAVAKAQAEREVLTSFDIANNVDEFEDLNIFEKGDGNAALLAVSVLMQADADVAKLEERTNEVSSAIAKNGLWDDDETKSEVAEWVATAKENGQIEKIRQNLEGLNYASEIPAFETYVESFGESLTRESFLNPQVQYDSIVDNRDGQVYKTVKIGEQVWMAQNLNYADDVKMPELKGNMWCYDNNPEKCSLMGRLYTWNVAKDSLCPDGYRLPDTTSWNTLIAVAGGAAKAGTVLRSILGWDSVNGTNDYGFSAVAVGERYHSGSFDSEGTKAFIWTATALPEESENSAYAAYFVENATVSFKKIFKDNGASVRCLKDTF
- a CDS encoding TIGR02147 family protein encodes the protein MKAIIEYTDYRKFIQDYYDERKRDSAFTWREFARNAGFSSAVFLKYVCEGKKNLSISAAGSVANAMGLAGFEKTYFVLMVTYAHAKGDEAKMDAFEKRCALARAHKVRVLGGEEFDYYKSWKNPLLRELAPNMPGARPAEMARACKPKISAAEVSETLDFLEDANLLKKDREGNYVQTDKSISMGSVDAVPLAAKDLQRQMGELAVKALDLPLAERSMSGVVVGLTQDSYERIKKELLECRRRVIAIATESDKTQRVYRLNLQLFPISERLDKCEENKVSGVGENEMRR